The segment GCAGAGGAGAAGAACAAGCTGAGCCAGGGACACCGAGTCCATCTCCCCCTTCCTGTTGAGTGTGACCAGCTGCTGGATAGTTAACCTCTGCAAGTCCCTTCAAAGTCAGGGACCAAAGATTTTCCTGAAGGCCTACAATGgactttgaatttattttttaaattaaggaaaTGTAAATTTCGCCCCCAAGTTTTTGGAATAAGAATTCTTTGACCCACATCTTTACTGGTGTTCATTTCGTTTGCTTTGGTGATTATGGGACAGGCTCTTCCTATGCAGTTCAAACCTTTGCCTtccaattgctgggattacagaaagcCTATCCAAACATGTCCCGCTTATAATGGAcattttgaaatacttttttcccctccaaattACCAAAATCTTACATATTTCCCTCAAAATCTGGAAACATACAAAAATGCAAAATGAACAAATTAAAAACACTCAGGCTGGGCTCAGTGGCTTGTACTTATAATGTTAGttgctcaggcagctgagatctgagaattagtttagagccagcccagacagacaaatctgtgcaactcttatctccaaataaccagcaaaaaacactCAGTAGGGGCAtgactgaaatggtagagcaccagctatgagtggAAAAAGCAGAGACtacgagttcaacccccagtacaaaaaaaaaaattactacctGCCACTAAAATGGTGCATTTTATGGTATGTGAATTTAATTGTCTTGTTCctttcaagaaaataaacaataataaaaaggggACACTGTTTTTTGGCAACTCCTCACCTCAATAAAACCAAAAGCAGAACTTAGATTTCTACCTTCCTGGTCCCTGTGCATATTATACCTGAGAACCCCAAGTCTTGTTGCATGAGTGAGTTTTagttctgcttttcttccttaaaaaGCTCATATGTATTTCTCAGACTATTAAATCTTTTCAAAATCACCCTGTTAATGGCTGCCTATAGTATATTGTACAGGCATACCTGACTAAATTCTGAAAGGAGTCTCTCCAGGGGAGTTTTATAGAGGAGTCTTTAGTGAGTTATGAGTATGCTCAATAACATTTTACAGCAAATTCAATAAGGGATTTCATCTGACTGCTTTTGACCTTTAATAAAAACCATGGACTCAACATTAAAATGCCACTCCAAAGGCGATTCCTAGAGGACACTGAAGTCCTGTTATGAAGCTTTCTGATGGCCAGCTCCAACTCAGGGTAGGAATTGGAGTGCTGGGTGGGGAGATGTGCTGGGAGTGTGTAAACCCACACCCTCAGGGCTGTACTTCTGTGTTTTGGTAGGAGTTGAAGCTGACAGAGTGGGCCTGGCCCGGAGCTGGGCTAGGGGACTAGATATTTGGTTGACAGCTGCTTCGGGCACCTGCCTTGTGCTCCACGCACAGGGACCTGAGGTTCAGCCCTCCCTGCCAGGCTCCCTCAAGCCAGTGGAAGGACTCACTGTCCAGGCGAGGTCTTGGGTATCTGCAGGGGGGAACTGAACACTGTGCATGTATGCACAGGGGTCTCCTCTGGAGAAGAAATCTGCAGCTTTCCTCTAGCTCTTCAAAGCAGCCATGACTACAGCCATGATGACAGATCCCCTATGATGGACTTGTGTGTCCTCAGCTGACCACTGATGAGTCTGTGATGCAGCTCCATAGGCAGGAAGCACTTAGCTGCTGGCTCTGGATTCCGGTTCAGCTTCAGCTTCCTTTTGGGAAAAATGAACACACATGGATTAGATGCTCTCTAAGCCCTTCATGAGTTCAGACTGCACCTAGAAGAAACAAGTTAGAAGTGCTTGCAAGTATTAGCCATAGGGTTGTACAGACAGAGGGGAAATAGGGAGTGCTGCTTTGCAGGGCCAGGGCCCAGAGAACTGTAAGGGAAGCCTAGCAAGAGGGGGACTGCTGGAATCTGCTTATATAGGGATCTGGATTACCTTGACCTTTGTCTTGACAGGTACTACGTGGGGGACACCACGGATGTCCTGTATGAGAAGTGGTTCTACTGTAAGGACCTTGGCACGCAGTTGGCCCCCATCATCCAAGAGTGAGACCCCACCCCGGGCCTGCCCCTTGCTGTCCTGGAATTCCAAGTCAGCCCCTGCTGGCCTGGATCCTTCACACCTGGAAGTTAGGAGAAAGAGTCCCCTTGGGTGAGGCACAGGGGCTGATCCACAGGGTGAGGGAAAGGATGAAGGACAGACAGGCCATGCGAGGGCCCTACAAGTGTGTTGGGATTCCTGTACCTGACAATGTCCAGTGTGTCTATCTATTGGCCGCTCAGTGGCAATGCCACCATTTTTCCTCTCCCTGCAGATTTTTCCGCTCTGAACAGTATAGAACAGGAAAGCCCATCCCTGGTGAGCccactcttctctcttcctcttcctctttccctgccaCCCTCCCATTTCACAGTGGGATGGATTCCTGAGTACTCTGCCAGTACTCTGCCAGTACTCAAGGTACAGGAAAGTTGGTACCAACTAGCACCCTATGTGACTGGCTAGACTTGGAGCCCATTCCTGCAATTGGGAGTTGGAGGCCCTGGATTCTGGGGTTGCTGGGGCTGGGTGGGCTGAGCCTGGGGAACACTGACTATGGCCTTACTGCGAGTGCAGACCAGCTGCTAAAGGAGCCGCCATTCCCACTAAACACACAATCCATCATGGAGCCCATGTCCTTGAAGGCCTGGCTGGATGGCCACCACCGGGAGCTGCAGGCAGGCACATCTCTTAGCCTGTTTGGGAACAACTATGAGACACAGGTAATGTAGCCCTGGGCCACCCAGGGTGTCCACCAGTCAATCACGGGAAGTGGGAACCCATCTCATACCACACTCACACACGCATCAGAGTTGTGCGCATGAGCACAGGCCTTCCTGCCCCCTCTTCATTTTAGAGAACAATGGTTTTACTGTGACTAGAAGTCTGTGGAGGCTTCATGGTCCCAAGCAATCTTTCAGAATAGCAAGCCGCCCATCACTGGCAGCTCCCCCGGCGTCTGCAGTTTACCCCTTGCTAGAAATCCTTGAGCTTTTGGTGGCAGCCTGGAAGCTGGAAAGGAGGGAAGTGTTTTGTGGAGGGGCTAGATGGTGTTGTGGAGAGACTGGAACAAGCTAACCTTTCACTCAACATTCATTGACTGCTCATTGTCTCAGACTTTGGCAGGAGCAGGACAATCTGTCTCCCAGAATGGTCGGTCTGGCCAAGGAGGCAGACAAGTTAATCCACAATAAGCAGGGTCATGTGATAGGTTATTTGCTAAAAAGTTACAGAAAGCCACAGGAGGACCCCAGAGGAGCCTGGCAGGGAGGGAAGTCAAGGAAGGCTTCCTGAAGGAGGTGATGTGCAAGGAGAATTGTAAAGCTAGTGCAGGGGGTTGCAAAAggcagaaagggagatggagagaacaGTTGAGGCGAGGGAGAAGAGACaagaagagctggaggcatggaggCTTGAGACAGCCTAACACATCCTGCAGCTGAGGTTAGTGAGGAAGGAGCGGTTGGTGACTGTGGAGCAGCCAGCTGGGCCTGGTCCTGGTGGGGGTCTGCTGACCTGGGCTGAGTCGGAGCCCTTGTCCTAGAGACAGTGGGCCTTCACTTGAGTGCTGCCTGAGAGGCCAGAGTGGTATTTCTGAAAAGTCACCCTACACATCATGGGGATGGGCAGGAAGGCAGGGGAGTTGCAGGGAGGCCTGTGGGAGGCTGGTATTCCCTTGTGCTTTATGGCTTGCCGCTGGGGCTAGAACTAGTTACCCCAGGGAGGGAGCCTCACTGGAAATAAGCCTGACCTGCTTCTCCACACCAGGGACACCCAGAGCTTATGGAGGGTTGGGAGCAGGGCAGCGACAGTGGAGGTTATTTCTCCTCCCTACAGGTGATGGCCCACGGGCAAGGCAGCAGCAACGGCCTGGGACAGGACGCAGACATGTGGCTGTGGCAGCTGGTGAGTGGGGCCTGGGGAGAGGGTGGCACCCCTGCCCGCCGGTGGGGATCGGAGTGCTGCTGGGCCCCCTTCCAAGGTGGGCTCAAGGGCAAGCAGGCAGATGTGGAGGCTGGGCACCCTCCATTTaattctcccactttcctttcccAGGAAGGCTCCTCCGTGGTGACTTTGGGGGGACAGCACCTACAGATGGGTCCTGATGACAGTCTCCTGGTGCCAGCGAGGAGCTCGTGAGTCCATGGGAAGGCTTCTCCCCGCTGGGGACCGCCCTTCTTCCCTGAGAGTCCTCGGGCTCCCTCCTTTGCCTGCCCCTGCCCATCTGTGTCTCCACAGGTATGTGTGGGAGCGAGCCCCAGGCTCTGTGGCTCTGACTGTGACTCAGGACCCTGCCCGCAAAAGGCCACTGGGGTGACTGATCATCTTGCTGTCACACCAAAGCAGTCAGAGTGGGCTGCTCCCTGCCGAATAACTCTCCCAGTCCCAGTTTCTCTCTATAGCAATTGGACACCTTGGTGTACCCCACGCCAGGCTCCAGGGGTGCCAGTGGTCCCCCTTCTCTAACAGCCATGGACCCATGTCATTTTGTCCCACGGTGTGCCATCCAGCCCTCGGTCCCCAACAGGCCCACCTGCTTGTCACCAAGAAGGCCCTCAATAAAGGCTTTCTGATGAACAAACGTCCATGGCTGCACACACAGGCTGTCCAGGGAAGCTGGCCCTGTGCCCTGGCCATGTGTTGTGTCTGGGGTGCTGGGGTACTTGGTGACCATGGGCATGATGAAGGACCTGTGTGGATAGGCATTTCTGTGTTTCCTGATCCATCCACAACTCAAGTCTGGTCCTAGGTGCACAGCTAATGTTATCTATCTGCCTCTTCCTCTGGTCCCATTTGTTTTATGTAACATTAAAGAAGTAACTTCTGTTGTGTTTATCAGTAACAGAAGTGACTTGTGCTAAGTACAGAAAGCatagaaagccaggcactggtagctcatgtctgtaatactagcttagttaggaggctgagatctgagaatcacaattcaaagccagcctgggcagaatctcccattaactagcaaaaagccaaattagagctgtggctcaagtcatagagcgccagccttgagcaaaaaagccatgtGAGGATACAAGGCTAAGTTCAAGTATTGGCTTGGCATGGagtggggaggggtagggggaggagggcggagggagggagggagacagacagacagagagagagagagggagagagagagagagagagaatggatagCCAGAtgcagatggctcacacttgtaatcctagctactcaggaaggtgagatttgaggatcacagttcaaagccagcccagggaagaaaagtccctgtgagactcttatctccaattaatcattcaaaacccagaagtgactctgtggctcaagtggtagagtgctagctttgagcacaaagaggctcaggcacagcgcccaggctgtgaagccccacaactgaccaaaaaaaaaaaaaaaaaaaaaaagaagaagaagaagaagaggaagaagaagaaaagagaaaatgaaaatacacaaaacataaaatgctCACCATGGGCAGAGTTAACCACTGTTAACTGAGCCCAAGATGACACCACcctcgggggggcgggggcggaagTGGGTCAGGGCTCACCCTGGGACTTCTTTGAGGAAACAAAGTCCCCGGGCAGTGCTGAGGCTGCATGTGCACGGAACAGGTCCCTGCTGGGAATCAAAACTTTCTCTAGAAAACTTACGGACTGGATGTATGGTGGAgtggaaaatggagaaaatgccttgggcaggggaggcagggctgggggaggccaAGATGTGTGAATTTTGAAACCAATTTGCACAGTGTCTCCACCCACTTGCCTGTTCTGAAAACTCACCAGCTGCTCCCAGAAACCCACAGCTATCCTGGGAACAGAAAAGGCAGTGGGAAGGACTGTGTACCTGGGCAGTCTTCAGGAGGCTACTGTCCGCCTCATTTTTACTACAACCCCCACTTCCTCCCTGGGCTCTCAACACAGACCATTTCTATCTTGATAGAGCTTCTGCAGAcacagaaggggagggagggacatgcCTGAGCCAGCCACCCTTGGTCTGAGATTAAGTACTTTCAAGTCAGATGCTTTGTGAAAAGGCCCATCAACTGCTGAGGACTGAGGACTAAGCAGGTTCTTGTCGTCAGTTGGCCCATCAAAGTACCCTTCATCTAGAAGGCTCTGCCTGTGTGGGCCTGCTGGCTCAGAGCAGTGGCACCAGCAGAGGAGACCCTGTGCCATTTCCTCTatctcctcttcctggaccctTCCTCCACTGACACAACCCCTTTCCACAATGGCTATCTCTCCTTACCTGAATGCAACAGAAATCCCAGATGCTTTCATGCCCCCAGGGGGAGCAGGGCCCCCTCCCTCAGAATCCCTAGGTAGATGATGGCcatggggtggggcctgggctcCTCCTGGCCTGCTCTGGAGCCTCCTTGCTCCTCTTCTGGAAAGGAGGAAGCTTCTCCAGCACAGGCTGCTGCTTTCCCTTCCGCACTCTCCATGCTTTACAAGGCCTTGCTGCTCTGAAGGGCTCTGGTGCCTCCTGAAGCAGGAGTTCGGACTGCTTCTCCACCCTCCCCTTGCCCCACCCCCACATGGAATTAGGACTCCCTGGCCTTGACCTTGGCCCTGGTCTGTTGTACCCTTCTTGGACTTGGTTATCGACCCATGTAATGGGATGTGACCTTGCCCTTACCAACTACAGGGGTGGGAAATGAACATAAATgagtgaggagggaggaagatagagaaagagaaggaaagagaggaagagagaaaaacccTGTATTCACATGCAAAGTTTTCTAGAGAGAGCAATGCAAGTACAATGTGAGCTGGAGACAGCTATAGAGACCCTTATTTCCTAATCTGcacaatttttatttccaaattcgtGATTCCTTGTGGATTTGGGACAGTGTTTTCCACCTTTTCATTCTTTGTCCTAATGCAACCCTCTGCCCCCTCTCCTCCAAGGAAGATCCCATAGCACCCATCCTTTCCTGCAGGGAATCCAGTGCCGGGGGCAGACAGGGAAGGCTggctcacaggccaacaggaacTAATTCTCATTGAGAATTTACTGACACCCACCCGCATGGGCCACATTGAACTACAAAGGCCAAAGAGTCTTACTCTGCCGGAGACCATATTCCTAGCAAAGGCTTGGCATCAGGCAGCCACACAGAGAATGAGGGTCAGAGGAAGCAGGGCTGAGCTAAGCAAGAGTGGTGACAGGTGGATGGTGACACTGAGGATGCTGGCAAAAGAGGTTTGGAGATGACAGAGTTAAGTCTGGTGCAGAGTGTGGAGGAGCTCTGAGTAAATGGGAAGGAGCACCCGAAGAGCTGGAGGGGATTTCAGTCTTCTACTTTCAGTGGGACCTGAGGTGGCGGTCACTTAGTGAGACAGGGATCTGTCCCCCAAAAGTCCCTTCCAGGAGGAGGCACCAAAAGGAAGAGCCAGggaaacactgaaaagaaatcTTTAAGTAGGAAGAAAATCAGGGCttggcaaagaaacaaagaccATAAAAGAAGTCAAGGCAATCTCTTTGCCCAAGTAAAGAGATGCCCATTAAAAGGAATAGAATAAAGCCATTTTTCACAAAGGAAAAAGCCAAACATAAAATACCCTGTCTGCACAGTGCCCCTTACAAGAATAGAGCGTTTTCAAAAGTGTTTCCTAATTGCATGCTGCAAGAAGGTTAGTCTGAAAGTGCTCTGAAAAGGCTAGTCTGAAAGCAAAGTGCCCAGCCAGCAGTGTGGTCAGGCCACACCCTGGATTAACAACACACTGTCCAgtattcaaacaaacaaacaaccttttCAAGAAGTGATAGGTTACCACTGGTgtaaaataatacacaaaatgTATTCTGTATTGTCTGGATCCATACAGATGCGTTGATGGTTTAAAATGACATGTTAGGGTGATAGAGAAAATGGGCATTGAAAGAGTTACTGAGCTATTAATATCTGAAGTTATCTtgttaaaaaaatctgaaaaagaaaagccttgGAGTAATAACTGAATGTGCCAGGTGTTGTACATACGTATAaccccaggaagctgaggcaggcatGTGGGTTCAAGGCCAGAGGTCTGGGATatatagtgagactctatctctaaagcaaaacaaaacaaaaaaaaaaacccctgaaTGCTACTTACCCTTGCTCTGAAGAAATTGCAAAGGGGCAAGTATAGAGAAGGAAAATAGTATGACTGCAACTTCAGGCCCTGAAGCAGCTCAATGGGATGATAAGAACAAGGCTGGATCTAGCAATTAGCAGGTCATTAGTGACCTTATTGGCAGCAGTTTCTGGCTGGGCAGGGGCAGAAGGGAACCATCAAGCATTATAATGGGTTGAAGAATTGATGTGATTGGAAGTAATGGAAACAATTCTTGCCAGTAAAAGGAGAGAGGTGAAGCTAGGGAGAGGAGAGATTTGGTGGTTTGACTGTTCTGTTGTCTCATGGAAGCAATGGAGAGATTTAAATGCAGTGGCAGGAGAGGGTAGGACTGTGGTGGGAAGTAAAAATGGGCAATAAACACTGTGTGTGCCAGACCCCATTCTAAGCATCTTACACATAATAATTCCTTTAGTCCTGGATGTAGACATTATTATACCATTTTACTGGCGAAAACACGGAGCTAGTAAGTGGCAATAAGTAGTGGCAATAAGCTAGTAAGTGGCTAGTAAGTTGGAGCAATACCCTGAAGAGGTGAATGGGTGGATGCCAGGAGGGTCTGCCCTTGAGAGGTGAAAGGACTCCTCCTTGGGCTGGGGAATGGCATTATCATCTCAGCAGGGTTAGGGCAGAGTGAAGAAAGCTGATAGAGTTCTTAGAAGGCCTGGCTTGGGAATGGAGGAGTGAAGGCTTAGGAGGTGAGAGACAGCTCGACCTCCCATTAGGAAGCCATAAAAACAAAGTCTTGGCCCAAAATTCAAGGCTGATGACCCTCTGTGAAGGTATAATGTCACATTGAGTTAAGGAGGAGCTTCCAGAAAGATGGTGGGATCACTGATTTGGGATGACACGGGAGCTACACAGCATCATAGGGGTCCTGTGCTCCCACAGAACATTCCTTGATCCCATTATTcctatacatacaaatataaccTTACAGCCTTAATCCCATTTTCTCTTCTCCAGTAACATCCCTAGGTCAATATCATGCTTTTCCATGGTAACTCTTGAAATCCACtgtctttttgtttcttgaaCTCTCACAGAACCCAGCAGACCCCTCTAGCAAGGGTGTCTGACAGGGAGCCCCATGCGGGGATACAGCACCTCCTTTTGCATCTCCGGCTCCCTAGCTGGTGTCATGGGGAACTGTATTGGCCACGGCTGTGCATGAATGGCCTTGGCGGTCAGATAATGGGCAAGGTCTGCCTGTTTCTGCTTACACCCTCAGGCCTAAGGGTTGGGGGGTGGGTGTCAAAGACCATCTATTTGGGTGATAGAGCATCTCAAAACTTCCACTTCTTCAGGATGTGACACAGGAGATCTCAGTTTCTCCAGCCCAGGAGAAAGGCTGGTGGTCCTGTAAGTAGGCGGAGCAAGCAGCACTTGAGTTGAGCTGTGTATGCAGAACCTCATAGCTGACCACCATCCCAATGAAGGACAGCATAAAGCAAGATATGATTTCCAGAAATTTATTGGAAACACGATACAAACCCATAGTAGATGGCATCTCCTCACAGACAGACGGTGCACACTGGTACCATGGGAAAGAGCTCTCCTGGGCAGCTGGAGTGAGCACTGAGGCATGCTCCGGTGAGTGCTCTGTGGAAGGGAAAACCAGAGACATGGTGCAGGACAGGAGAGGCACACAGAAAACTGGGACATGGCTTTCCTGAAGGCGGTGCTGAGGTGGGTTGCTAAATGGGTGACTTTCCCCCAGAGGAAAACAGGGACAACGGTGAAGAACAAAAGTTCCCTTTGCATCTCAAAAGCACTTTTCCTTCTGGGCAGAGCAAAAGAGAATCTACAAAAACCTAAAGGGGCTGCTCCCCTGTCTCCCTCACCAGGGCCCTGGGCCTGCGCACGCGCACCCGGTTCTGGCATGACCTAGAGCACACAGAGGCCACACACAGCATGGACTGTCTGCCCTCAGATCTGCTCCTTGCCTTCCCTTCCACTCCCCACCAGGCTGTGACCCTGTAGGTGGCTTTGCCAGGCTCCCAGGGCACCTGAATTCCAGCTGGAGTCAGCTGACAGGAGGCACCCACAAAAATCTGGGGGGCATGACAGGCCAAGCTCTTTCTCCCCTCCAGCCCCTTGTGACTTCAGCTTCCACCAATGCACTTGCCTGGTATTCGGTCTCCCTAGTGGCCCTGGCCCTTGGATATGGTAATATGGCCTCCTGACTGTCCGGCTAGCATCTTGGATATCTCTTATTCTCATTTCATCTTTCTGCTCTTCTTGTTTCTGATCAACACTCTCTAGCTTAAAATCTGTTTTAGTCAGAGTAGGCTGTACTTGGTTGAGCCCTGCCAGACACAGGGCTGTGGGCAAGGTAGACTC is part of the Perognathus longimembris pacificus isolate PPM17 chromosome 8, ASM2315922v1, whole genome shotgun sequence genome and harbors:
- the Haao gene encoding 3-hydroxyanthranilate 3,4-dioxygenase — its product is MERCVGVKRWVDQNRASFQPPVCNKLMHQEQLKIMFVGGPNTRKDYHIEEGEEVFFQLEGDMVLQVLEHGKHRDVTIRQGEIFLLPARVPHSPQRFANTMGLVIERRRLESELDGLRYYVGDTTDVLYEKWFYCKDLGTQLAPIIQEFFRSEQYRTGKPIPDQLLKEPPFPLNTQSIMEPMSLKAWLDGHHRELQAGTSLSLFGNNYETQVMAHGQGSSNGLGQDADMWLWQLEGSSVVTLGGQHLQMGPDDSLLVPARSSYVWERAPGSVALTVTQDPARKRPLG